From Amycolatopsis sp. cg9, one genomic window encodes:
- a CDS encoding NAD-dependent epimerase/dehydratase family protein, whose translation MTDQRVLITGSAGVVGTLMRPRLKRDGRVLRLLDLAPQTASDASEEVVTASVTDPEAMAAACEGVDALIHLGGHSRENSWEATLDVNINGTQTVLEAARSAGISRVVLASSNHAVGFRRNDEDLPADSSPRPDTYYGVSKAAIEALGSLYHSRFGMDVIVIRIGSCFETPLPLGPRGLTTWLSPDDGARLFEACLSAPSPGYRLIWGVSDNTRRIYSLAEAEALGYKSLDDAEVYAEQLASRPAPTGAAAEYVGGPFCTAPLGVFNPL comes from the coding sequence ATGACGGACCAGCGTGTGCTCATCACCGGGTCGGCGGGTGTCGTCGGCACCCTGATGCGCCCCCGCTTGAAGCGCGACGGCCGGGTGCTGCGCCTGCTCGACCTGGCGCCGCAGACGGCGTCGGACGCCTCCGAAGAGGTCGTGACGGCGTCGGTGACCGACCCCGAGGCGATGGCCGCGGCGTGCGAGGGCGTCGACGCGCTGATCCACCTCGGCGGGCACAGCCGCGAGAACTCGTGGGAAGCGACCCTGGACGTCAACATCAACGGGACGCAGACGGTCCTGGAGGCGGCCCGTTCCGCCGGGATCAGCCGCGTCGTCCTGGCGTCGAGCAACCACGCGGTCGGCTTCCGCCGCAACGACGAGGACCTCCCGGCGGACTCGTCCCCGCGCCCGGACACGTACTACGGCGTATCCAAGGCGGCGATCGAGGCGCTGGGGAGCCTGTACCACTCGCGGTTCGGCATGGACGTCATCGTGATCCGGATCGGCTCGTGCTTCGAGACGCCGTTGCCGCTGGGCCCGCGCGGCCTGACGACGTGGCTGTCCCCGGACGACGGCGCCCGGCTGTTCGAAGCCTGCCTCTCGGCACCGTCGCCCGGGTACCGGCTGATCTGGGGCGTCTCGGACAACACGCGCCGGATCTACTCGCTGGCGGAAGCCGAGGCGCTGGGCTACAAGTCCTTGGACGACGCCGAGGTGTACGCGGAGCAGCTGGCCTCTCGCCCCGCCCCCACGGGGGCGGCGGCCGAGTACGTCGGCGGCCCGTTCTGCACGGCACCCCTGGGTGTCTTCAACCCGCTCTGA
- a CDS encoding IclR family transcriptional regulator → MPQKVDNPVAVDGPPAESSGVKSARRAVDLIETFAANDVWLSLSDLHARTGFPRSSLHGLLRTLLEAGWLEADANTARYRLGVRALICGTAYLDRDAVVPFATEALERIREKTGFTAHFARRNGTEVVYLETRESQRSTHLVSRVGRTLPTHATALGKALLAELTHDEIEALMPASLTALTPNTITTLEALHAECAATRERGYAAEVEEGTLGVRCVAAVIPYRIPGTDAISCSMPISQVTDADARRVGELLAETTAELGQQLRRAGIR, encoded by the coding sequence ATGCCGCAGAAGGTGGACAACCCGGTAGCGGTCGACGGCCCTCCCGCCGAATCGTCGGGGGTCAAGTCCGCGCGCCGGGCCGTCGACCTCATCGAGACGTTCGCGGCGAACGACGTCTGGCTGTCGCTGTCCGACCTACACGCGCGCACGGGCTTTCCGCGCTCGTCGCTGCACGGCCTGCTGCGGACGCTGCTGGAGGCCGGCTGGCTGGAGGCGGACGCCAACACCGCGCGCTACCGCCTCGGCGTCCGCGCGCTGATCTGCGGCACGGCGTACCTGGACCGCGACGCCGTCGTCCCGTTCGCGACGGAAGCACTGGAGCGCATCCGGGAGAAGACCGGCTTCACCGCGCACTTCGCCCGCCGCAACGGCACCGAGGTCGTCTACCTGGAGACGCGCGAGTCGCAGCGCTCCACGCACCTCGTCTCCCGCGTCGGGCGCACGCTGCCCACGCACGCGACCGCGCTGGGCAAGGCGCTGCTGGCCGAGCTGACGCACGACGAGATCGAGGCGCTGATGCCGGCGTCGCTGACCGCGCTGACCCCGAACACCATCACCACGCTCGAAGCCCTGCACGCCGAGTGCGCCGCGACCCGCGAGCGCGGGTACGCCGCCGAGGTCGAGGAGGGCACGCTGGGCGTCCGGTGCGTCGCCGCGGTGATCCCCTACCGGATCCCGGGCACCGACGCGATCAGCTGCTCGATGCCGATCTCCCAGGTGACCGACGCCGACGCCCGCCGCGTCGGCGAGCTGCTCGCCGAAACCACCGCCGAGCTCGGGCAGCAGCTGCGCCGGGCCGGCATTCGCTGA
- a CDS encoding polysaccharide deacetylase family protein, with protein sequence MILKSRRARKWAIVVASVLVVVLAGAVTLFEVSKSRTFQFFGTLVNRVETTEKVVALTFDDGPDPAGAHAVLETLGARQVTATFFLIGRDIAAHPGLAHDIAAAGHEIGNHSFSHERMIGVTPAWVADEVEATDALIRTTGYSGEILFRPPNGKKLFALPHYLAEHDRTTITWDVEPDSDGAPDAAAVENATVDQVRPGSIVLLHGMYAAREQTRRAIGPIIDRLKQRGYRFVTVSQLLAARR encoded by the coding sequence ATGATCTTGAAATCCCGCCGCGCGCGGAAGTGGGCCATCGTCGTGGCGAGCGTGCTGGTCGTCGTGCTCGCCGGCGCGGTCACGCTGTTCGAAGTCTCGAAGTCGCGGACCTTCCAGTTCTTCGGCACGCTCGTGAACCGCGTCGAGACCACCGAGAAGGTCGTCGCCCTCACCTTCGACGACGGGCCGGACCCCGCGGGCGCGCACGCCGTGCTGGAGACGCTCGGAGCCCGCCAGGTCACGGCGACCTTCTTCCTCATCGGCCGGGACATCGCCGCGCACCCCGGGCTCGCGCACGACATCGCCGCGGCGGGCCACGAAATCGGCAACCACAGCTTCAGCCACGAGCGCATGATCGGCGTGACGCCCGCCTGGGTCGCCGACGAGGTCGAGGCCACCGACGCGCTCATCCGCACCACCGGCTATTCCGGCGAAATCCTCTTCCGGCCGCCGAACGGCAAGAAGCTCTTCGCCCTCCCGCACTACCTCGCCGAGCACGACCGCACCACGATCACCTGGGACGTCGAGCCGGACTCCGACGGGGCGCCGGACGCCGCGGCCGTCGAGAACGCCACCGTCGACCAGGTGCGGCCCGGCTCGATCGTGCTGCTGCACGGCATGTACGCCGCGCGCGAGCAGACCCGGCGGGCGATCGGGCCGATCATCGACCGGCTCAAGCAGCGCGGCTACCGGTTCGTGACCGTGTCGCAGCTGCTGGCAGCCCGACGCTGA